A DNA window from Thermoleophilia bacterium contains the following coding sequences:
- a CDS encoding DUF1501 domain-containing protein, which translates to MSHDCCNNYTRSQLLRDAAAQAGQGLPVIETGMPLPAGTGLTRRRFLAGATGLALSVYGASKLPFSIFDEGIAQAAQSDRVIVSIFLDGGADALSILAPTGHPRYYDLRPNLALSPESGTAFSEDPSLRWHPAAAGLSQLHGEGKVTVLPAIGYDSPNQSHFTSRHFWEVGELDTNGMTGWLGRYLDHVGSDVNPLQGLSLSGTLSPALATAEKPVAAVDGVTDYDLWSHVDDPVSRELFRSFKRMGSFRSDSPALEQSRRAIGSTNIVRESLEGFDEFKSPVVYPEDSYLARQLSGLGALLGAGMPLHIVSVNADGGYDTHSDQATELEGNLKSTCDSILAFQRDLEKRGLQDRVLIEMWSEFGRRPEENSSGTDHGAAGAAFIIGSLANGHMVGEFPGLTKLDEDDNLRHTSDFRSMYCSLLEQWLGQDATPIIPGASKLVRPKLVRA; encoded by the coding sequence ATGAGCCACGACTGCTGCAATAACTACACGCGCTCCCAGCTCCTGCGGGACGCCGCCGCCCAGGCCGGCCAGGGCCTGCCGGTCATCGAGACAGGCATGCCGCTGCCGGCCGGCACCGGCCTCACCCGGCGCCGCTTCCTTGCCGGCGCGACCGGACTCGCACTATCGGTCTACGGCGCCTCGAAGCTGCCGTTCTCGATCTTCGACGAAGGCATCGCCCAGGCGGCGCAGTCCGACCGGGTGATCGTCTCGATCTTCCTCGATGGTGGTGCCGACGCGCTCAGCATCCTCGCGCCGACCGGCCATCCGCGCTACTACGACCTGCGGCCGAACCTGGCCCTGAGCCCGGAGAGCGGCACCGCCTTCAGCGAGGACCCGAGCCTTCGCTGGCATCCGGCCGCCGCCGGCCTCAGCCAGCTCCACGGCGAAGGCAAGGTCACGGTGCTGCCGGCGATCGGCTACGACAGCCCGAACCAGTCCCACTTCACCTCCCGCCATTTCTGGGAAGTCGGCGAGCTCGATACGAACGGCATGACCGGCTGGCTCGGCCGCTACCTCGACCACGTCGGCAGCGACGTCAATCCCCTCCAGGGCCTCTCCCTGAGCGGCACCCTCTCCCCCGCGCTGGCCACGGCCGAGAAACCCGTCGCGGCAGTCGACGGGGTCACCGACTACGACCTCTGGTCACACGTCGACGATCCGGTCAGCCGGGAACTCTTCCGCAGCTTCAAACGCATGGGCTCCTTCCGGTCGGACTCGCCGGCGCTCGAGCAGAGCCGCCGCGCGATCGGTAGCACCAACATCGTGCGGGAGTCGCTCGAAGGATTCGACGAATTCAAGTCGCCGGTGGTCTACCCCGAAGACAGCTATCTCGCCCGGCAGCTCTCCGGCCTCGGCGCCCTGCTCGGCGCCGGCATGCCGCTTCATATCGTTTCGGTGAATGCCGACGGCGGCTACGACACCCACTCCGACCAGGCCACAGAGCTCGAAGGAAACCTCAAGTCGACCTGCGACTCGATCCTCGCCTTCCAGCGCGACCTCGAGAAGCGCGGCCTCCAGGACCGGGTGCTGATCGAGATGTGGAGCGAGTTCGGCCGGCGTCCGGAAGAGAACTCGTCCGGCACCGATCACGGCGCCGCCGGAGCCGCCTTCATCATCGGAAGCTTGGCCAACGGGCACATGGTCGGCGAGTTCCCCGGGCTGACCAAGCTCGACGAGGACGACAACCTCCGCCACACCAGCGACTTCCGGTCCATGTACTGCTCACTGCTCGAGCAGTGGCTGGGCCAGGATGCGACCCCGATCATCCCCGGCGCCTCCAAGCTGGTGCGGCCAAAGCTGGTGCGGGCTTGA
- a CDS encoding NAD(P)/FAD-dependent oxidoreductase has protein sequence MAWNIVIAGGGFAGANVARHLEKVLPRQSARLSLVNDVNFALYTPFLPEAAAGTLEPRHVVTPLRDIIHRANLRLGVIDAHDPGNKTVRLHDHAGENETVPYDHLVLAPGSISRFLPIPGLSEHAVGFKGLADAIYLRNHVIDTLEQANSTEDAALRDQLLTYVFVGGGYSGLEALAELQDFAADAMQHYPRARLHGMRWVLVEAKDRVLPEVDQSLADYAVRELRGRGIDIRMSTTLSEVTATTATISTGEVIPTRTLVWTAGVVPHPSLKNLAVPLDESGKVIVDSSLAVEGMPGVWALGDAAAVPDPTGGLCPPTAQHAVRQAPVVAANIAASVGIGAAKTFDYRGGAAFVNLGRYKAVGKIGNFKFRGFPAWWMARSYHMSQIPGLSRKVRAVIDWTASLPFSRDLAEVGSIGRPARLGPEQYEHGGSHRPIE, from the coding sequence ATGGCTTGGAATATCGTCATTGCCGGTGGTGGGTTTGCGGGGGCCAATGTGGCTCGCCATCTGGAGAAGGTTCTGCCGCGGCAGTCGGCCCGGCTCAGCCTGGTCAACGACGTCAACTTCGCCCTGTACACGCCATTTCTGCCCGAAGCTGCCGCGGGGACACTGGAGCCGCGGCACGTGGTCACGCCGCTGCGCGACATCATTCACAGGGCCAATCTGCGCCTCGGCGTGATCGATGCCCACGATCCCGGGAACAAGACGGTCCGCCTGCACGACCATGCCGGGGAGAACGAGACGGTGCCGTACGACCACCTCGTCCTGGCGCCCGGTTCGATCTCCCGCTTTCTCCCGATCCCCGGCCTGAGTGAGCACGCAGTCGGGTTCAAGGGCCTGGCCGACGCGATCTATTTGCGAAACCACGTGATCGACACGCTCGAGCAGGCCAACTCGACCGAAGACGCGGCTTTGCGCGACCAGCTCCTGACTTACGTCTTCGTCGGGGGCGGCTATTCCGGACTCGAAGCGCTGGCCGAGCTGCAGGATTTCGCGGCCGACGCGATGCAGCACTATCCGAGGGCGCGTCTCCACGGCATGCGCTGGGTGCTGGTCGAAGCAAAAGACCGCGTCCTGCCGGAAGTCGACCAGAGCCTTGCCGACTACGCGGTCCGTGAACTCCGGGGCCGGGGCATCGACATCCGGATGAGCACCACCCTGAGTGAAGTCACCGCTACGACGGCGACGATCTCCACGGGAGAGGTCATTCCCACCCGCACCCTGGTCTGGACCGCCGGCGTCGTGCCGCATCCGAGCCTCAAGAATCTGGCCGTGCCGCTCGATGAAAGCGGCAAGGTCATCGTCGACTCCAGCCTTGCGGTTGAAGGCATGCCCGGAGTCTGGGCACTCGGTGACGCGGCGGCGGTGCCCGACCCGACCGGCGGACTCTGCCCACCGACAGCACAGCATGCGGTTCGCCAGGCCCCGGTCGTCGCGGCCAACATCGCCGCCTCGGTCGGGATCGGTGCCGCAAAGACTTTCGACTATCGCGGCGGAGCGGCCTTCGTCAACCTCGGCCGCTACAAGGCCGTCGGCAAAATCGGCAACTTCAAGTTCCGCGGTTTCCCCGCCTGGTGGATGGCCCGTTCGTACCACATGAGCCAGATCCCGGGACTGTCCCGGAAGGTCAGGGCGGTCATCGACTGGACCGCGAGCCTGCCGTTCTCCCGCGACCTGGCGGAGGTCGGATCGATCGGCCGCCCCGCGCGCCTCGGCCCCGAGCAGTACGAGCACGGCGGGTCCCACCGCCCGATCGAATAG